Proteins encoded by one window of Gordonia jinghuaiqii:
- a CDS encoding nitronate monooxygenase: protein MHTPICDELGIEFPIFAFTHCRDVVVAVSKAGGFGVLGAVGFTPEQLEVELNWIDEHIGDHPYGVDIVIPNKYEGMDANMSAEELTKMLQSMVPAETLDFGRKLLRDHGVPLDEDSDNSLQLLGWTETTATPQVELALQHPKVTLIANALGTPPVDMIEKIQAAGRKVAALCGSPKQARKHADAGVDIIIAQGGEGGGHCGEVGSIVLWPQVVKEVAPVPVLAAGGIGSGEQIAAALALGAQGAWSGSQWLMVEEAENTPVQQQTYIDASSRDTVRSRSFTGKPCRMLKNDWTEAWEDPKNPDPLGMPLQYMVSGMAVAATHKHPDESIDVAFNPVGQVVGQFRKVEKTSAVIERWVTEYIDATSSLESFANATT, encoded by the coding sequence ATGCACACCCCGATCTGCGACGAACTCGGTATCGAGTTCCCCATCTTCGCGTTCACCCACTGCCGCGACGTCGTCGTGGCGGTCAGCAAGGCGGGTGGCTTCGGTGTGCTCGGCGCGGTGGGTTTCACGCCCGAACAGCTCGAGGTGGAGCTGAACTGGATCGACGAGCACATCGGCGATCACCCCTACGGCGTCGACATCGTCATCCCCAACAAGTACGAGGGCATGGACGCGAACATGTCCGCCGAGGAGCTCACCAAGATGCTCCAGTCGATGGTCCCGGCGGAGACGCTGGATTTCGGCCGCAAGCTGTTGCGCGACCACGGGGTGCCGCTCGACGAGGACAGTGACAACTCCCTGCAGCTGCTCGGGTGGACGGAGACCACCGCGACGCCCCAGGTCGAACTCGCGCTGCAGCACCCGAAGGTCACGCTCATCGCGAACGCGCTCGGCACTCCGCCGGTGGACATGATCGAGAAGATCCAGGCCGCGGGCCGTAAGGTGGCCGCGCTCTGCGGGTCGCCGAAGCAGGCGCGCAAGCATGCCGACGCCGGCGTGGACATCATCATCGCGCAGGGCGGCGAGGGTGGCGGACACTGCGGCGAGGTCGGCTCGATCGTGCTGTGGCCGCAGGTGGTCAAAGAGGTTGCCCCGGTGCCGGTTCTGGCCGCCGGTGGCATCGGCAGCGGTGAACAAATCGCGGCCGCTCTCGCGCTGGGCGCCCAGGGGGCGTGGAGTGGTTCGCAGTGGCTGATGGTCGAGGAGGCCGAGAACACCCCCGTCCAGCAGCAGACCTACATCGACGCGTCGAGCCGTGACACGGTCCGCAGCCGGTCGTTCACGGGTAAGCCGTGCCGCATGCTGAAGAACGACTGGACCGAGGCGTGGGAGGACCCCAAGAACCCCGACCCCCTCGGAATGCCGTTGCAGTACATGGTCTCCGGTATGGCTGTCGCCGCCACGCACAAGCATCCCGACGAGAGCATCGACGTCGCGTTCAATCCGGTGGGCCAGGTTGTCGGCCAGTTCCGCAAGGTCGAGAAGACCTCCGCGGTGATCGAGCGCTGGGTGACCGAGTACATCGACGCGACGAGCAGCCTGGAGTCGTTCGCCAACGCCACGACCTAG
- a CDS encoding 5' nucleotidase, NT5C type, whose protein sequence is MDNTLVDFQSGIDKLSDAERDRFDGNLDDVPGIFSLMDPMPGAVEAYHELARRFDTYILSTAPWDNPLAWTEKLLWVKMHLGRGAESPAYKRVILSHHKNLNRGHFIIDDRDARGVKDFKGTHIHFGQPGYETWEKVLEHMRGLA, encoded by the coding sequence ATGGACAACACCCTGGTCGATTTCCAATCCGGGATCGACAAGCTCAGCGACGCCGAGCGCGACCGTTTCGACGGGAACCTCGACGACGTCCCGGGGATCTTCTCACTGATGGACCCGATGCCCGGCGCCGTCGAGGCCTACCACGAGCTGGCCCGCCGGTTCGACACCTACATCCTCTCGACCGCACCCTGGGACAACCCACTGGCGTGGACCGAGAAGCTGCTGTGGGTGAAGATGCACCTCGGGCGCGGTGCGGAATCACCCGCGTACAAGCGAGTCATCCTCTCCCATCACAAGAATCTCAACCGCGGACACTTCATCATCGACGACCGCGATGCGCGGGGCGTCAAGGACTTCAAGGGCACCCACATCCACTTCGGCCAACCCGGCTACGAGACGTGGGAGAAGGTCCTCGAGCACATGCGCGGCCTGGCGTAG
- a CDS encoding NAD(P)/FAD-dependent oxidoreductase, which produces MAPSRPRVVVIGAGFAGMHCLRRLKKAPVDITVVDRSTSHLFQPLLYQCATGLLSEGAISSPIRHLTRRQRNLDVVLGEASAIDAEAREVTVDRLDRSKFRVPYDYLVVGAGMRTAYRGNDAFALHAPGMKSLDDALTIRRKIMAAFEMAETVTDPAEQRSWLTFAVAGGGPTGVELAGQIRELATLALEREYDAIDPAAARVLLLHGGDRVLPSFEPRLSASAQRTLDKLGVETHLGVHVTDVGEDFVETTRKSDKHKEIYPARTTLWTTGVEAVPFATTLASALGVEQDRSGRIPVEADLSVPGHPEVFVCGDMMAFQDLAGVAEVAMQSGRHAGTVIAETVAGQPERTPFKYRDLGTAAYIARRKAIVQSGRFQLSGFPGWVAWGVIHIAFLAGIRNRMGTMMTWGATLLTDTRRERAIIYGDTETARKPYGRR; this is translated from the coding sequence ATGGCCCCCTCGAGACCCAGAGTCGTCGTCATCGGTGCAGGATTCGCGGGCATGCATTGCCTCCGCCGTCTCAAGAAGGCGCCGGTGGACATCACCGTCGTGGACCGCAGCACCAGCCACCTGTTTCAGCCGCTGCTCTACCAGTGCGCGACGGGGCTGCTCTCCGAAGGCGCGATCTCCAGTCCGATTCGGCACCTGACCCGACGGCAGCGCAACCTCGACGTCGTCCTCGGGGAGGCGTCGGCCATCGACGCCGAAGCCCGGGAGGTGACCGTGGACCGCCTCGACCGATCGAAGTTCCGTGTTCCCTATGACTATCTGGTGGTGGGGGCCGGGATGCGCACCGCCTACCGGGGCAACGACGCCTTCGCCCTGCATGCGCCGGGCATGAAGAGCCTCGACGACGCCCTGACGATACGGCGCAAGATCATGGCGGCGTTCGAGATGGCCGAGACGGTCACCGATCCCGCGGAGCAGCGGTCCTGGCTGACGTTCGCGGTGGCGGGCGGCGGACCCACCGGCGTCGAACTGGCGGGCCAGATCCGCGAGCTGGCGACCCTCGCGCTCGAGCGCGAATACGACGCGATCGATCCGGCCGCGGCCCGGGTTCTGCTGCTGCACGGTGGCGACCGTGTCCTGCCCTCGTTCGAGCCGCGGCTGTCGGCGAGCGCGCAGCGCACCCTGGACAAACTCGGCGTCGAGACGCACCTGGGGGTTCACGTGACCGACGTCGGAGAAGACTTCGTGGAGACCACCCGCAAGAGCGACAAGCACAAAGAGATCTATCCGGCCCGCACGACGCTGTGGACGACCGGCGTCGAGGCCGTACCGTTCGCGACCACGCTGGCGTCGGCTCTCGGTGTCGAACAGGATCGTTCGGGCCGGATACCGGTCGAGGCGGACCTGTCGGTCCCCGGCCACCCCGAGGTCTTCGTGTGTGGCGACATGATGGCATTCCAGGACCTGGCCGGCGTCGCCGAGGTGGCCATGCAGAGCGGACGGCATGCGGGCACGGTGATCGCCGAAACCGTTGCGGGGCAGCCTGAACGGACGCCCTTCAAGTATCGGGACCTCGGGACCGCCGCCTACATCGCACGACGCAAGGCGATCGTTCAGTCGGGACGCTTCCAGTTGTCGGGGTTCCCGGGATGGGTGGCGTGGGGTGTCATCCACATCGCCTTCCTCGCGGGGATCCGCAATCGGATGGGAACCATGATGACCTGGGGAGCAACACTTCTCACCGACACCCGGCGAGAAAGGGCGATCATCTACGGGGATACCGAGACCGCGCGCAAACCGTACGGTCGGCGCTGA
- a CDS encoding MarR family winged helix-turn-helix transcriptional regulator, with amino-acid sequence MSEPPPFSPTIMLLTLSRVWEAELAAALKPLGLTTRKYGLLGHIRGTPGISFSELARRSRITVQSAHAAVSGFVEAGLVDDGTAHAGSASSLRMTAAGEEILIRAAAEVARLDAELTAHDPELATALHDHMRRSFPKP; translated from the coding sequence ATGTCCGAGCCACCGCCGTTCAGCCCGACGATCATGCTGCTCACCCTGAGCCGCGTGTGGGAGGCGGAACTCGCCGCAGCCCTCAAACCTCTCGGACTGACGACGCGAAAGTACGGCCTGCTCGGCCATATTCGAGGCACACCGGGCATCTCGTTCAGCGAGCTCGCTCGACGCTCCCGGATCACGGTGCAGAGCGCCCACGCGGCTGTCTCCGGTTTCGTCGAAGCCGGGCTCGTCGATGACGGCACCGCCCACGCCGGTTCGGCGTCGAGCCTACGGATGACCGCCGCGGGTGAGGAGATCCTGATCCGGGCGGCCGCAGAGGTCGCCCGACTCGACGCCGAGCTGACGGCGCACGATCCGGAACTCGCGACCGCGCTTCACGACCACATGAGACGGTCGTTTCCGAAGCCTTGA
- a CDS encoding rhodanese-like domain-containing protein, giving the protein MKVRHYLRRPPTVPAADAVRLVADGALIVDVRRDFEWNRVHIPGAVHMPLEVLPERCLELPEDTLLIAFCTGGIRSAGAANLLVENGFEAANMSGGLIGWRAAGGDLTG; this is encoded by the coding sequence ATGAAGGTCCGCCACTACCTCCGACGGCCGCCCACCGTCCCCGCAGCCGACGCGGTCCGCCTGGTCGCCGATGGTGCGCTGATCGTCGACGTACGACGCGACTTCGAATGGAACCGGGTACACATCCCCGGCGCGGTGCACATGCCGCTCGAAGTTCTTCCGGAGCGGTGCCTCGAACTCCCCGAGGACACCCTCCTGATAGCCTTCTGCACCGGCGGAATCCGATCCGCCGGTGCAGCAAACCTCCTCGTGGAGAACGGCTTCGAGGCCGCAAACATGAGCGGAGGACTCATCGGATGGCGGGCGGCCGGCGGCGACCTCACCGGGTGA
- a CDS encoding TY-Chap domain-containing protein, translating to MSAAAFDATFDSTVHDAWQEFSALLGRRMSSMSPYDTAFITPSRELAADRWFALRLRRSRRLRCAVAGGTAGHAESLVSLGWRRVRDGRLEVTTTPGHGDDAVVDLAVRTLRQVWSVPDPSFLAPLGHPLPERCPILDAETLGPDGLRALVRDELETYAGGTFTIRPDATIALPTAHIDSAIGISLDEPRIDIFGKVLVDAHPRFTDTLIADLATRCPTIELVLDDAHLWAVRSISAVAFHRHRLFLGLSDWLDFIDRELPRMGPTEREPLSTRVIRPATRGRDKPVNRQPLLRPRTRSGEQRSSRGQEARHGQR from the coding sequence ATGTCCGCCGCCGCCTTCGACGCCACCTTCGACTCCACGGTCCACGATGCCTGGCAGGAGTTCAGTGCGCTGCTCGGCCGACGCATGTCATCGATGAGTCCGTACGACACCGCCTTCATCACCCCGTCGCGCGAACTCGCAGCCGACCGCTGGTTCGCCCTTCGCCTCAGGCGCTCTCGCCGATTGCGCTGCGCCGTCGCCGGCGGCACCGCCGGTCACGCGGAATCACTCGTGAGTCTGGGCTGGCGCAGAGTCCGTGACGGACGGCTTGAGGTCACGACGACGCCCGGACACGGCGATGACGCCGTCGTCGACCTGGCGGTGCGGACTCTGCGACAGGTGTGGTCGGTTCCCGACCCGTCCTTTCTCGCCCCTCTCGGACACCCGTTGCCCGAGCGCTGCCCGATCCTCGACGCCGAAACACTCGGCCCCGACGGACTCCGCGCTCTCGTGCGCGACGAGCTGGAGACCTACGCGGGCGGCACCTTCACCATCCGGCCCGACGCCACCATCGCCCTGCCGACGGCGCACATCGATTCCGCGATCGGGATCAGCCTCGACGAACCGAGGATCGACATCTTCGGCAAGGTCCTCGTCGACGCCCATCCCCGGTTCACCGACACCCTGATCGCAGATCTCGCCACGCGTTGTCCGACCATCGAGCTCGTGCTCGACGACGCCCATCTCTGGGCCGTGCGCTCGATCAGCGCCGTCGCGTTCCATCGGCACCGCCTGTTCCTCGGACTCTCCGACTGGCTCGACTTCATCGACCGCGAACTGCCCCGGATGGGGCCGACCGAACGGGAACCCCTCAGCACGCGGGTGATCCGCCCGGCGACTCGCGGTCGAGACAAGCCGGTGAACCGGCAGCCGCTGCTACGGCCCCGGACCCGCTCAGGAGAACAACGCTCGTCCCGTGGACAGGAGGCCCGACATGGCCAAAGGTAA